The following are encoded together in the Pedobacter steynii genome:
- a CDS encoding sensor histidine kinase, translating to MTPAFKQHFSQTFSKYRWMLHVLFWALFLSLNYLRMVQSGIFNNPKFPAPFPALTFTIFFIAVFCQSYIVLLWIIPLYKSKKKYIFWFYLLTSVLLGFLIYILGSRLVINEIPVMRVNPDFEILRMMERRMMMYIFLSSVFIAFYYFVDIYDRQKEIRRLEQFKTQKIALESSFLKSQINPHFLFNTLNNIYALSLKKSPQTPVIIERLESLLHYMLYECKADLVPLENEFTFTNSYIALEKLRHKEEQCKVTINIKGDIRGHQIAPLLLINFLENSFKHGTKTSFGNSWIHMEIEVTNKDFRFNLQNSKPTNPIHQTFSEYRGGIGLKNVKRRLEILYPRRHKLTINNNPDHFEVDLILNF from the coding sequence ATGACACCTGCTTTTAAGCAACATTTTTCCCAGACATTCTCAAAATACCGATGGATGTTGCATGTGTTGTTCTGGGCACTGTTTTTATCGCTAAACTATTTAAGAATGGTTCAGAGCGGAATATTTAACAACCCTAAGTTTCCGGCCCCATTTCCAGCACTTACCTTCACGATCTTTTTTATCGCTGTATTCTGCCAGTCTTATATCGTTCTTTTATGGATCATTCCCCTCTATAAAAGCAAGAAGAAATACATATTCTGGTTTTACCTGCTAACGAGTGTTCTGCTTGGATTTCTGATTTATATCCTGGGTAGCAGGCTGGTGATCAATGAAATCCCTGTCATGCGTGTAAATCCCGACTTCGAAATACTCCGGATGATGGAGCGAAGGATGATGATGTATATCTTTCTATCGTCAGTTTTTATCGCTTTTTATTACTTTGTGGATATATATGACCGCCAGAAAGAAATCCGCAGACTGGAACAGTTTAAGACTCAGAAAATTGCCCTTGAAAGTAGTTTTTTAAAATCGCAGATCAATCCGCATTTCCTGTTTAACACCCTGAATAACATTTACGCACTGAGCTTAAAAAAGTCTCCGCAAACACCAGTTATTATCGAGCGATTGGAATCACTGCTTCATTACATGTTATACGAATGTAAAGCAGATCTTGTGCCTCTGGAAAATGAATTCACCTTTACCAACAGCTATATTGCCCTGGAGAAATTGCGACATAAAGAAGAGCAATGCAAAGTGACCATTAACATTAAAGGGGACATTAGGGGTCATCAGATCGCTCCTCTGTTGTTGATTAATTTCCTCGAAAACTCGTTTAAACATGGTACCAAAACCAGTTTTGGCAATTCATGGATTCACATGGAAATAGAGGTTACCAACAAGGATTTTCGTTTTAATCTTCAAAACAGCAAGCCAACCAACCCCATTCATCAGACCTTTTCTGAGTACCGTGGTGGAATTGGCTTAAAAAACGTGAAAAGAAGGCTGGAGATTTTGTATCCCCGTCGCCATAAATTAACCATAAATAATAACCCTGATCATTTCGAGGTCGATTTAATCCTTAATTTTTAG